A stretch of DNA from Pygocentrus nattereri isolate fPygNat1 chromosome 14, fPygNat1.pri, whole genome shotgun sequence:
ACAAGAAAGTTGTGAAAACTTGTGCTCCAACTTTGgcgttattttatttatttatttatttaattaattaattaattaattaattaattaatagaaGTGTATTCATTTTATGGTCTCTAATTTTAGCCCTCctctttttcagatttgatctttttatcattattaaatgAATGCTCAGCTGTTTCCTGAAAATGGTGCAGGTGGACTACAGGACTGGAACTGGGACATTGTCTATTGATGTGAGTTTTTATTTGGGTTTTGGTTTTACTTTTCTTTAAACGTTGGAGTTTCATTTACACGCAGCGCCGATTTACAAACGGAACTCCACCCGGACACGACTTGTAGATCTGTTATTTCTGAATCCACTGCGCCTCTCGGCCGCCCTCTGTCGGCGATTAGCAGTCCTGTCTTATTCTGTTGTGTCGAGGGCGAACGACGTTCCCGGAGATTTTGCACTTTTCAGACTCTTAATGTGATAAAAACCATGGCTGGTATTAAAGGTgagaaaataatcattttattgctCACGTTATTGAAAATTGTAGCTGTGTAAAATAACGGCGTAGTGGTTTTATGTAGCTACGGTTGTCGCTTGTTCGCTAACGTCACGTTGCTAGGTAGCTTTAGCACTGCGGGCCGCCTGAATGGCTGGTGGTTCATTGGTGTCTTCTAGAAAGAAAAACACCTTAAATTAATACATATTATTCGTTAAAGAGCTTTCAGTCCATATATTATACTTCAGAGATAGGATAGGCgttatttaattatgcatatcAGGGTTAAGTCGTATACCACGGTGATGTTTTAGACTGTCTTTAACGTTAGTGCAGTACTGTCTTGCAGCTACAAGACTTCATGTACCTGTTCTATTCACCAATTACATAGCTTTCTAGCTATCTGTCAAGCTCACAGCTGCATGATAAAGCAGACGATTTAGTTGGATAAAAGCTGTttgagctagctagctagctggatggatggatagctgGCTGGGGCAGACAACAGATGCAGGACCAGATCTTTGCAATAAAGAGGTTTAGCTGGCCACATGCTTGCTTTGCACTTGCTTTGCACTACAGTACTGACATTTTTCTGGTATTGGGTTTATAACTGTTTCTTAGAAGTGTGCCACCTCCCTCCTCTGCATCCCTGTGGAGCCAAGTCATATGACTGATCATATGAGAGCTTTCTCAGCCAGCTaaaagcactgaatttaagattAATTTTGAATCTTGCCGAGTAAGAGTTttcatggtggtggtgataggaaccaagtaTCTGAACGTTTTTAAAACGTCCTCAACAGTGTGTATAAAtgtcatgaggaatggaccactAAAAACAGTCCAGAATGATTTCATGGAGAATCTGAATTGACACAAGAATCTTTCTTGCTTTCCTCTGCCTAAAGTTACCACTTgtgagatacaatgttttgttctggtAGTAATGATGTACTAGTAATATGTTAAACCtatagggggaaaaaaaaagaaatcaaatgtgAACATTAGCAAAACTGCATTTGATTAATCACTTGACATTGTATGAGTTTGAACTGTAAtgttggttaaaaaaaagtggTAGATAAAAATTCTGGGTTCAGTTTTAGTCCTAACATGACTGGGACTATAATGACCCCAGGTTCTGTTCCTGAAGACCTTGATTAGTCGGATTAGGTGTGTTAGATTAAGGCTGGAAGTAGGTTCTGCATGGAATAGACCTTGGTGCAGGACATCTGCAGTGCATGATGCCTTCTGAATATTTCATTGTATTCAGATGACATTTGAGTGGGGTGGCAATATTTATCATTCTCATCATAAGTCACatttatgtcacaatatgcttttctgtgcGTATCATGAATATCATCAGAACTTAAACAACACTGAGTAACTGCATGTATCATTATGAAGAGAGCATAATTTAGCTGTGGTTAATTGGGTGTAGTATGACGCATTAATATAAAGCACTGACTAAAAGTCATTGCATTCATATTTTAAGATAGTATTTTGTAAGTGTGGCACTACTGGCTCTTTTTTGTTAGTTCCAAACATCAGAAATGCAATATATTATAGTGAATATGATACTTCAAGGCATTTTCTCGATGAATAATGATATTTTAGGTTTTGCCACATCGCACACGCCTATAtttaagttagcattaataaaccAATAAGGTCATGTTTCCCAGATGCCACTTCTGTGTTCTGACAACCTTGTATGACATTCTTTTGTTCTCTAcgaatttatttcatttttatcctttcaaagcaaaacacatttttgttgtcTATTTAATTATAtcactaaaactgaaaaacaatattgTAAGACCAGTACTGATATATCAATATATGCAAATTATCGTCCAGCCCAAAGCTGGTCTAAGTGTCATTGCAGTTTTTGGAAACTAGCAAAACTACGCTGCAACTGATTTCAGTGTTCCTGCTAGTTGAATCTTGAGTCATTCAGTAGACTGACTTATTGTTTTCTCTGATTCCAGCACTGATCAGTCTGTCTTTCGGTGGAGCCATCGGCCTCATGTTTCTGATGCTTGGTTGTGCCCTGCCTGTCTATAAGTGAGTAGTATATCAGGATATGTTCACATTGTTATGTGAGTGGGATTGTGATTTTAAATAGGTCAAAAATGTCAATCCGGATTTTGTTCTGTGGGGGGGGTTTGATGTACTTATACTTTATTATACTTTGTTATAGTtacaaaacataccattcactcttCCGTCCATACAGTCTGTATGCTTCTAAAAAACTGCTCATTTGAATTTATCATGGCTGTGATGGTGAAACAAcgaatgcatttacatatggCCACCCGTTCAACtcacacagcagtttagctccacccattcatgttgaagtggTGTTACCGCAGGCAatctgaaggtttttttttttttttttttttttaagtgaatgaTTACAGTTAAATGCGAAAAGGAGAGGctgaaatttattttttttgagtgtcCCTTAGGATTTCTGAATGAATTCTGTCCATAGAACCACACACATGTTATTAATGGACTATTaatgtataaacaaagaaaaaaaaaggtaattgTGGAATGTAGACCAAAACaaacttttaaaagtaaaaaaaaaaagcatttgggTGTGTACACTAAATATCCAGCTTGTCTAAATACTGATTTCAGCTGCTTTACAGcacacccattgctgacacaggcatttCATTGTGCACACACATGGGCCAAGGCCTGAGtcatgcccagtgccaagcgTTAGCTAGCAAGGTATTAAGCCCCCCAGCATTTGGCTGTTGAGCAATGGGACTGAGCTTTCTGGAGAGATGGAGCTCTATCCAGTGATGAGTttgagtggtgtttgtgatccagaactaatcatccaacatcagtaaccgacctcactaatgttcttcTGACTGAGCACATatacagcaatgtttcaacatctatTTGAAATCTTTTCTAGAAGAGCACAggctgcagcaaagagggacaaactTGTATAttaatacactatacactgatcaggcataacattatgaccaccttcttgtttctacactcatttccattttatcatctccacttactatatagatgcactttgtagcttTGTAGACTgtagtctatctgtttctctgatactttcttagctcccttttaccctgttcttcagtggtcaggacctccatggaccctcacatagcaggtgctatttgggtggtggatcattctcagcactgcagtaacactgacatggtggtgatgtgttagtgtgtgttgtgctggtgcaagtggatcagacacagcagtgctgctggagtttttaaacactgtgtccactctattagacagccctaccttgttggtccaccttgtacatgtaaagtcagagacagcagctTGTGTGTCAGCATAGTTTATGTTGGTGATCCTCcagaccagaggtcactaataggcgaaCCGCAGTCTGAGTCTGGACCCAGAAGCTGTCAtatgcagacctggacctataaccaataaactatgttgaattatttaatttcaacggggtggtcctattttaatctgcgtaacttttctagcctttatttTACCACTTTAACGACCCGGGAAACTCATGGACCAATcgcatgtgttgtaaatatcacacgtagTGATACTTATCCAATTggatctgtgcattacaatgaccaccgagactcgagtgagtgacgcacacACAGGGGGACAAGGTGGGAAACAGCAGTTGGAGAAGAAAGGGAGCCAGAAGAAAGTTAATTCACATggcgtgctctaaaaagagaaaagtaacaataaatgtcgttgaaatattactgatctgtactttatttaatttaacagatttgtactttatttatttgacattcAGTTATTGAATACATTAGATAATATACCTCCTAGGCTACTTCActatacagtatatggcaccaaatcatgatgcaagtttgacattatgatgttccgaaCCTTTTGCTTGAAcatattttctctaactggacctaatggaattttaattaaagacccctgctctagaccttcatcagtggtcacaggacgctgcccataggacggctggatatttttggttggtggactgctctcagtccagcagtgacactgaggtgtttaaaaactccaacggcactgctgtgtctgatacactcagaccagcgcaacacacactaacacaccaacaccacatcagtgttactgcagtgttgagaataatccaccacaaatagtacctgctctgtgagggtccatgggggtcctgaccactgaagaacagtatAAAAGTATGCAGGGAAAACTTTGGATGAGCAGATCTCTGCAGTCTTTTAGACACAGtacaggtgctggtcaacgaattagaataatttgaaatagtgcaatcatgaaattctttgaatgcattttttgtgcagaaagcaaatcaggtgttcaccgcacctgtcctactcgttagactaatcacagaactcgttacctgtagaaaatttgctcagctgagttttccaaaaggcccatttaggccatttaactgtgacactgttgttttattgaattagaataatggagaaaccgtttcattgaattagaataaatgctcgaatttttgttttctgtgaagagtGTTCACTGTGCAGTATAAAGTCAGGGTTGAGTAGAATTTCTAAGTTGTAAAATCAATCATGGGTAAGCAGCGCGACGTCTCCAGATCAACCACTTACCGTCGTCTGCGCGAACTCGGCTTCAAATCTCGCGTTCCAGCAGTAAAACCGATGCTGAAcaagaaacaaatggagaaacgGCTGAAGTGGGCCAAAGAACACAGCAAGTGGACTGCTGAAGACTGGCAGAAAGTGGTCttcagtgacgaatcacgcttctgcaTCTCCTTCGGTGACCAAGGTCCTCGTGTCTGGCGTCGTGGTGGCGAAACCTACAACCACGAGTGCGTGAAAAGATCTGTCAAGTTTCCCCAGAGCGTTATGGTCTGGGGATGCATGTCCGCTCGAGGTGTAGGGAAACTCTGCTTCCTCAAGAAGACTGTCAATGCTGCCGTATATCAAGATATTCTGGAAACGTTCCTGATTCCGACTGTTGAGGAACAGTTCGGCGAAGAAGACTTCATATTTCAACAGGATCTTGCACCGGCTCATGCGGCAAAGTCGACCAAAGATTGGTTCActaaaaaacagcttgaagtTTTGGCATGGCCGGCCAACTCGCCTGACCTCAATGTCATTGAAAACCTTTGGGCCATCGTCAAGCGGAAAATTCGCGACAGAAAGCCTACTACGCTGGACCAACTGAAGCAGAACATCGCCACTGCCTGGGAAGCTGTGAGTGCGGAAACTTGCGACAAGCTGGTCAAATCGATGCCGCGGATACTTCAGGCAGTCATACAAGCCAAGGGGGCAGCCACAAAATACTGAGAAAGTGAtgattgtaattataataaaaattattctaattcaatgaaacggtttctccattattctaattcaataaaacaacagtgtcacagttaaatggcctaaatgggccttttggaaagctcagctgagcaaattttctacaggtaacgagttctgtgattagtctaacgagtaggacaggtgcggtgaacacctgatttgctttctgcacaaaaaatgcattcaaagaatttcatgattgcactatttcaaattattctaattcgttgaccagcacctgtaTATTTAGGTTTTTATCTAGTCGTAATCATTACAATTACTCAAAATTCTCTCAAAGTAATGAACTGTGCGTATGATAGAGGGATTTCACTGGAATATTCACCACCTGAAGTGAGCGCATACAGTATTGTACTAACAGAAGATTTAacaactgtgatttttttttttctgttttatttgcttaGAAGGCCATAGAGCTACTGGTGCTCATTGTTCtgtatgtctctgtctctctccctagTGAATACTGGCCTCTCTTTCTGCTCTTCTTCTACATTCTGTCCCCCATCCCTTACTGCATCTCGCGGCGGGTGGTGGACGACACTGACTCGGCTAGTAATGCCTGCAAAGAGCTAGCCATATTTCTTACTACAGGGATCGTTGTGTCAGCCTTTGGCCTGCCCATCATATTTGCACGTGCTAGTGTGGTAGGTGCTATTTTCTGTGGAGAAAGCATGCTTTATAAATTATGTTTGACTTTTATAAACTATGgggggtcattctcagcactacaatgacactgatgtggtggtggtttagttttaatgtgtgttgcgctggtatgagtggatcaggcacagcagtgctgctggagcacTGCCATgactgattgatttatttacagatttatcagttttttttgttttctttttaaacaccatttgaaaatgcagcTCTTTTGTGGTGAATAGACCAACAGAGATGATCATCAATCAAAATCACTTTTATTGCATAAAGCATATTGAATTTAAGAGCATTATTATGTTCTTTTATAAAGTTTGATGGGCACTTTcctatttaaaaagaaaaagaacatggAGTTCCTTTGCTTTTTCCCCTACTTGTCTTGCCCTTACATGGTCACAGATGGATTGAGTGTTTAGTGCCATTTGttgactgaataattcacatttGTGTGTCCAGATCGCCTGGGGAGCATGTGCTCTCGTTCTGACAGGCAACATCGTCATTTTCGGCACCATTCTGGGCTTCTTCCTTGTCTTTGGATCAAACGATGACTTCAGCTGGCAGCAGTGGTAAATGGGGGACTGGGAGTGACGTCTGAACTGTTTTTATTATACACATTCTTATTATTATGactattgttgttgttattattgttgtcttTATTATTTATAGCCACCGCCCATCTGTTTTGACAGGAAGTCAGTGCAATAATTTGTTTCTGGGATCAGTCCGACCTCaaaatttttctttcttcctttcttctgttctttgGTTTGTGCATAAGCTTCCCTTGTAGGCTGTTCCAGTGGCCAAGCAAAGGTACTATCAATGCTTCACTTCATAGCAGCATCTGCTGAACGTACAGTGTCATTAAGAACAAGTTAAGTTGGACTGAATGTTCGCTCAGCCAAGTCCCAAGTTCTTTAGTCATGCTTTTGTGACCTGAATCATTACTCTGAGCATAAAGAGTGAATGTAGCTCATTAAATTCCTAAGCCTTTACTGGGTTAGTTAAGGGAAAAATTTAATCTGCATAATTTTCCCTGCCTACCTCaagtgtagttgatcagccatgACACGTGTGAAGTTTTCTTGGCATTGTGAGGCTAATAATGAATGCTTCACTAATTAGCATAGTATAAACTGCATGCTTACATTGCACGTCTGCCTCGGACTATTTGGCATTGTTACATGATCTTAAATAGACCTGCTTATGTGGTATTAATAAACATGATACAAATATATCACATGCCTAAAAACAGTATTAGCTGCCATCTTGTTTAAAGCATGAATTTTTTACTAAATGCTAATTAGGATGGAGAAAGGTGGTATAGTCTTATTTACTGTTGCCCACATCAGCTTCGTAGGTCTAGTGgaaaatgaaagaatgggttggctgattaactacattTGGAGGAAGGAGAAAAATCGATGGATTCAGTTGTCTTCTCTGAATTCTGTGGTTTTTGCTTAACTGCCAGGAAAAATTCACTTTAGTTCAGTTATTGAGTTgtcattaagagtggtttgatgtgaaatgatgcagaGAAATTTATAGaccgatttctttacaatgccggtgataggaaccaggggtatATCTGGGGTAAATGGGTGTAAGTAATGGTTTTCGTTGGGGACTGTTTTACCTCACgaaacaccctgcatgtacctcttcaccataatcattaaaaaatatCAATAAACATAAATTAAGCCAAAACTTATATAATCATAAAATGATgcttcagacatcagacaacata
This window harbors:
- the leprotl1 gene encoding leptin receptor overlapping transcript-like 1, which codes for MAGIKALISLSFGGAIGLMFLMLGCALPVYNEYWPLFLLFFYILSPIPYCISRRVVDDTDSASNACKELAIFLTTGIVVSAFGLPIIFARASVIAWGACALVLTGNIVIFGTILGFFLVFGSNDDFSWQQW